A single Tenacibaculum sp. Bg11-29 DNA region contains:
- the folD gene encoding bifunctional methylenetetrahydrofolate dehydrogenase/methenyltetrahydrofolate cyclohydrolase FolD: MILLDGKKTSADIKEEIAHAVSELKAHDKKTPHLAAVIVGSDGASLTYVNAKVKACDRVGFESSLIRLPKETTEEELLNEIAILNIDNDIDGFIVQLPLPDHINEQKILMAINPDKDVDGFHPTNVGKMALNLPTFISATPFGILELLDRYNVETSGKHVVVIGRSHIVGSPMSILLAQKRKIGNATVTLTHSRTKNLKEITLQADIIIAAIGIPEFLKADMVKDNVTVIDVGITRVADASKKRGFRLVGDVAFKEVSEKSAFITPVPGGVGPMTIAMLLQNTLLACKRNDS; encoded by the coding sequence ATGATTTTACTAGACGGTAAAAAAACATCAGCTGACATTAAAGAAGAGATTGCTCATGCTGTATCAGAATTAAAAGCTCACGATAAAAAAACACCACATTTAGCTGCTGTTATTGTTGGTAGTGATGGCGCTAGTTTAACTTACGTTAACGCAAAAGTAAAAGCATGTGACCGTGTAGGTTTTGAATCTTCTTTAATAAGACTTCCAAAGGAAACTACTGAAGAAGAATTATTGAATGAAATTGCTATTTTAAATATTGATAATGATATAGATGGTTTCATAGTACAGTTACCGCTACCCGATCATATAAATGAGCAAAAAATTTTAATGGCTATAAATCCTGATAAAGACGTTGATGGATTTCACCCAACCAATGTTGGTAAAATGGCTTTAAACTTACCTACATTTATCTCTGCAACACCGTTTGGTATCTTAGAACTGTTAGATCGTTATAATGTTGAAACTAGTGGTAAACATGTAGTTGTTATTGGTCGTAGTCATATTGTTGGTAGTCCTATGAGTATTTTACTAGCCCAAAAAAGAAAAATTGGTAATGCTACTGTAACCCTAACGCATAGTAGAACTAAAAATTTAAAAGAGATTACGTTGCAAGCAGACATAATTATTGCTGCAATAGGAATTCCTGAATTTTTAAAAGCTGATATGGTTAAAGATAACGTTACTGTTATTGATGTAGGAATCACTCGTGTTGCTGACGCTTCTAAAAAGAGAGGTTTCCGCTTAGTTGGTGATGTTGCTTTTAAAGAAGTTTCTGAAAAATCAGCCTTTATTACTCCAGTTCCTGGTGGTGTAGGACCAATGACAATAGCAATGTTATTACAGAATACATTACTAGCTTGTAAAAGAAATGATTCATAA
- a CDS encoding thiol-activated cytolysin family protein, whose translation MKRYTGFKILALCLTMLVSCNEEEAFDNENLKASKSQFLNEDIPDGISNLIIKEITQQNRSLRSEVETNCVEKEVSFDKTDSDFFLINPNGSLLWPGNVVGARSIQDGAPTSVPFYGEDRNSIEIGLDVISGTSASTSTVVSNPTPGSVRNELNRILGNYYDSGARFPAAFEVSIERVHNSSDLQFALKAGYSGSGVDVAGQLGINFSDKKTRYVVSLKQRFFTATVTPKAELIGDRGWFNTNVTPEDLTNYVTDYKDNVSNVNMNPASYIESITYGRLFSLIYESSESAKDVSAALNFAYKGAIGSVNADVSTKYNQTLQNTTVKVKQIGGDAQPGITAGLSAVSGDLKAINTFLKEGANVSRTNPGYPISYKVNYVSNNSPFKVVSNVKYIQRDCELVSRRKVRFNPLTVSTNYWGYDHGTSGLELFGTLSVQKFNKATNSWYSIGSSINWGFSNEHWVRDFYKFNTTKNIWNRSKSIDFDVDQVNGERFRVVSVAGEADDSYVVQKDGGTAAIIYEYNAEKKEWIGYDSRNKLISVPKNNDGSTFEFLNAIDGYYGGEYDRISLKYSIYFLD comes from the coding sequence ATGAAGAGATATACAGGTTTTAAAATACTTGCATTATGTTTAACAATGCTAGTATCGTGTAATGAAGAAGAGGCTTTTGATAATGAAAATTTAAAAGCATCTAAAAGTCAATTTTTAAATGAAGATATTCCTGACGGAATTAGTAATCTAATAATTAAAGAGATTACCCAACAAAATAGAAGCCTAAGATCTGAGGTTGAAACAAACTGTGTAGAGAAAGAAGTAAGCTTTGATAAAACGGATTCAGATTTTTTTCTGATTAACCCAAACGGAAGCTTATTATGGCCAGGTAACGTAGTAGGAGCAAGGTCTATTCAAGATGGAGCACCAACGTCTGTTCCGTTTTATGGTGAAGATCGAAACTCAATAGAAATAGGTTTAGATGTTATTTCAGGTACATCTGCATCTACATCTACAGTTGTTTCAAACCCAACACCAGGCTCTGTAAGAAACGAATTGAATAGAATTTTAGGAAATTACTATGATTCAGGAGCACGTTTTCCGGCTGCATTTGAAGTTTCTATAGAAAGAGTTCATAACTCAAGTGATTTACAATTTGCTTTAAAAGCTGGTTATTCAGGTTCAGGAGTTGATGTTGCTGGTCAATTAGGAATTAATTTTAGCGATAAAAAAACACGTTATGTAGTGTCGTTAAAACAACGTTTTTTTACTGCTACAGTAACGCCTAAGGCTGAATTAATAGGAGATAGAGGTTGGTTTAATACTAATGTAACTCCTGAGGATCTTACTAATTATGTAACAGATTATAAAGATAATGTTTCAAATGTAAATATGAACCCAGCTTCTTATATCGAATCTATAACGTACGGTAGATTATTTTCTTTGATTTATGAATCGTCAGAAAGTGCCAAAGATGTGTCGGCTGCATTAAATTTTGCCTATAAAGGTGCTATAGGTTCTGTAAATGCTGATGTTTCTACAAAGTATAATCAAACATTACAAAATACGACTGTAAAAGTAAAGCAAATTGGTGGAGATGCGCAACCTGGTATAACTGCAGGTTTAAGTGCAGTATCAGGTGATTTGAAAGCTATTAATACTTTCTTAAAAGAAGGGGCAAATGTATCTAGAACAAATCCGGGATATCCTATTTCTTATAAAGTAAACTATGTATCTAATAATTCTCCTTTTAAGGTTGTAAGTAATGTTAAGTATATACAAAGAGATTGTGAACTTGTAAGTAGAAGAAAAGTACGATTCAATCCGCTAACTGTTTCTACTAATTATTGGGGATACGATCATGGTACTTCTGGTTTAGAGTTATTTGGAACATTAAGTGTACAAAAGTTTAATAAAGCTACAAATAGTTGGTACAGTATCGGTTCTTCTATTAATTGGGGCTTTAGTAATGAGCATTGGGTAAGAGATTTTTATAAATTTAATACCACAAAAAACATTTGGAATCGCAGTAAGTCTATCGATTTTGATGTAGATCAGGTAAATGGTGAACGATTTAGAGTTGTATCTGTTGCTGGCGAAGCTGATGATAGTTATGTAGTTCAAAAAGATGGTGGTACTGCTGCTATTATATATGAATATAATGCAGAAAAGAAAGAGTGGATAGGTTATGATAGTCGTAATAAATTAATTTCTGTACCAAAAAACAACGATGGTAGTACATTTGAATTTTTAAATGCTATTGATGGATATTATGGTGGAGAATATGATAGAATATCTTTAAAATATAGTATCTATTTCTTAGATTAA
- the pepE gene encoding dipeptidase PepE has translation MKKLIIASTSTVHGSDYLEYILPTLSTFFKKVNTILFIPFARPGGISYDEYTVIARNAFIKIDKKVKGIHEFENPIKALEEAEAIFTGGGNTFELVNQLYKNNIIDILKEVVENGTPYFGTSAGSNICGVTMMNTNDMPIIYPPSFKTLGFIPFNINAHYLDPIEGSTHMGETRETRIKEYHVFNTTSVLGLREGSWLAVNGSSITLKGNLTARLFQKDKIAVELETETEINSFF, from the coding sequence ATGAAAAAACTAATAATAGCGAGTACATCAACAGTTCATGGAAGTGATTATTTAGAATATATATTACCAACATTGTCTACTTTTTTCAAAAAAGTGAACACTATTTTATTTATTCCGTTTGCAAGACCTGGTGGAATTAGTTATGACGAATACACAGTCATAGCAAGAAATGCTTTTATAAAAATAGATAAAAAAGTAAAAGGAATTCATGAATTTGAAAATCCTATAAAAGCATTAGAAGAAGCTGAAGCTATTTTTACAGGTGGTGGAAATACTTTTGAGTTGGTTAACCAATTATATAAAAATAATATAATTGATATTTTAAAAGAAGTTGTTGAAAACGGAACACCATATTTTGGTACAAGTGCAGGGAGTAATATTTGCGGTGTTACCATGATGAATACGAATGATATGCCAATAATATATCCACCAAGTTTTAAAACACTTGGCTTTATACCCTTTAATATTAATGCACATTATTTAGATCCGATTGAAGGTTCGACTCACATGGGAGAAACACGTGAAACGAGAATAAAAGAGTATCACGTATTTAATACAACTTCGGTTTTAGGTTTGAGAGAAGGAAGTTGGTTAGCTGTTAATGGAAGTTCAATAACTTTAAAAGGAAATTTAACTGCTCGATTATTTCAAAAAGACAAAATAGCTGTTGAATTGGAAACAGAAACTGAGATAAATTCTTTCTTTTAA
- a CDS encoding carboxypeptidase-like regulatory domain-containing protein, with amino-acid sequence MKKLLFLFLFLTTLIAISQNNTKIVTGHIFLDSLAIEDVHIINKKLDIGAVSNKDGSFEILASKGDILIISHLNFEYKEHLITNDDLKSTNVNIHLNSKNYMLDEIVLKKTRGIFDVDKDILLHNAPIVNAKTLNLPYANSKKPKKEGTLKLESGLSVSISGLINALNGKSKQKKILRKIKIEDKNLLQIRKHFTDGFFVYQLKIKKENISSFLEHCISKGIINLYHKNKLLELTTVLLDNSKNSPYLINRDNTRVTQK; translated from the coding sequence ATGAAGAAACTCTTATTTTTATTCCTTTTTTTAACAACTTTAATTGCTATTTCTCAAAACAACACTAAAATTGTTACAGGACATATATTTTTAGATAGTTTAGCCATAGAAGATGTTCATATTATTAATAAAAAACTAGATATAGGCGCAGTTTCTAATAAAGATGGATCTTTTGAGATACTGGCTTCAAAAGGAGATATTTTAATTATTTCACATTTAAATTTTGAATATAAAGAGCATCTAATTACAAATGATGATTTAAAATCAACAAATGTTAACATTCATTTAAATAGCAAAAATTATATGCTAGATGAAATAGTTCTTAAAAAAACGAGAGGCATTTTTGATGTTGATAAGGATATATTATTACACAATGCTCCTATTGTGAATGCTAAAACATTAAACTTACCATATGCTAATAGCAAAAAACCGAAAAAAGAAGGAACCTTAAAACTTGAATCAGGGCTTTCTGTTAGCATATCAGGATTAATTAACGCGTTAAATGGAAAATCAAAACAGAAAAAGATACTTCGAAAAATAAAAATAGAGGATAAAAACCTATTACAAATTAGAAAACACTTCACTGATGGTTTTTTTGTTTATCAATTAAAAATCAAAAAAGAAAATATTAGTTCATTTTTAGAGCATTGTATTTCTAAAGGAATTATTAATTTATACCATAAAAATAAATTACTAGAACTTACTACTGTGTTACTAGATAATAGTAAAAACTCCCCCTACCTTATTAACAGAGATAACACAAGAGTAACTCAAAAATAA
- a CDS encoding carboxypeptidase-like regulatory domain-containing protein: protein MRQKILFLLILFGSVLKSVSQKNQKFLYGVVKDKIGVVTNAHIINLNTNKGTFTNELGEFRILVKKNDSLQISFIGYKTTTIMVKDNHFGMVQNSFPLKKEIYELDEVVLKKHNLLGKLELDIKQTPDDKVSYMMDEILEGIKDINMSQVNTDIDNIDRMKAPVINIKPPNFYQGVTLFNSNWLNKSKKNIPLKKTDNLEKRTQLPFKIISLLGKKTFTNEFKIPEDKIHEFIDYCSNRNLEHLFYQKKIITIITIFQEESSKFLKAIKNE, encoded by the coding sequence ATGAGACAAAAAATACTTTTTCTTCTGATACTTTTTGGAAGTGTCTTAAAATCTGTATCCCAAAAAAATCAAAAATTCTTATACGGAGTTGTAAAAGATAAAATTGGGGTTGTTACCAATGCACACATAATTAACCTAAATACAAATAAAGGAACTTTTACCAATGAGCTTGGAGAATTCAGAATTTTAGTCAAAAAAAATGATTCCTTACAGATATCTTTTATAGGTTATAAAACAACTACTATCATGGTAAAAGACAATCATTTTGGAATGGTACAAAACAGTTTTCCTTTAAAGAAAGAGATCTATGAATTAGATGAAGTTGTTTTAAAAAAACATAATTTATTAGGAAAATTAGAACTTGATATTAAACAAACTCCTGATGATAAAGTTTCTTATATGATGGATGAAATTTTAGAAGGAATAAAGGATATTAATATGTCGCAAGTGAATACAGATATTGATAATATTGACAGAATGAAAGCTCCAGTAATAAATATAAAACCACCAAATTTTTACCAAGGAGTTACATTATTTAATTCAAATTGGTTAAACAAAAGCAAAAAAAACATTCCCCTTAAAAAAACAGATAACTTAGAAAAAAGAACTCAATTACCTTTTAAAATTATTAGTCTATTAGGTAAAAAAACTTTTACTAACGAATTTAAAATTCCTGAAGATAAAATTCATGAGTTTATAGATTATTGTAGTAATAGAAATTTAGAACATTTATTTTATCAAAAAAAGATAATTACAATAATTACTATATTTCAAGAGGAAAGTTCTAAGTTTTTAAAAGCTATTAAAAATGAATAA
- a CDS encoding carboxypeptidase-like regulatory domain-containing protein → MNKISLIFLFIIPITIKAQQKRRFLYAKVHDKIDKVCNAHIINLNTNQGTFTNELGEFRILAKKNDSLRISFIGYKTAIFIVKENHFGMLENNFTLDKETYELDEVILKKHNLFGFLSRDMKQTPDDIAIVKSKSAFDFSMIDFEKKVISKTDAIDRSKAPNMRKETDPTAKFAGIGRSFSAGIDGYAAEKRRLRKKIEFKEKFPKMLISEFGKSFFFKDLKIPKEKYLHFLEYCNPLQIEKLYKNGKVLEVIKILQQESKSYLKIINLQE, encoded by the coding sequence ATGAATAAAATCTCACTAATATTTCTTTTTATCATTCCTATTACTATAAAAGCGCAGCAAAAAAGGCGATTTTTATATGCTAAAGTTCACGATAAAATAGATAAGGTTTGCAATGCACACATAATTAACCTAAATACAAACCAAGGGACTTTTACCAATGAACTTGGAGAATTCAGAATTTTAGCAAAAAAAAATGATTCATTACGAATATCATTTATTGGCTATAAAACAGCTATCTTCATTGTAAAAGAGAACCATTTTGGGATGTTAGAAAACAACTTTACTTTAGATAAAGAAACCTATGAATTAGATGAAGTTATTTTAAAAAAACATAATTTATTCGGTTTTTTATCAAGAGATATGAAGCAAACTCCAGATGATATTGCTATTGTAAAATCAAAAAGTGCTTTCGATTTCTCTATGATTGATTTTGAAAAAAAAGTTATTTCAAAAACTGATGCAATTGATAGATCAAAAGCTCCAAACATGCGTAAAGAAACTGATCCTACTGCTAAATTTGCGGGCATAGGTCGTAGTTTTAGTGCTGGAATTGATGGATATGCCGCAGAAAAAAGAAGACTTAGAAAAAAAATTGAATTTAAAGAAAAATTCCCGAAAATGTTAATTTCAGAATTTGGTAAAAGTTTCTTTTTTAAAGATTTAAAAATTCCTAAAGAAAAATATCTTCACTTTTTAGAGTATTGTAATCCTTTACAAATAGAAAAATTATATAAAAATGGTAAAGTATTAGAAGTCATAAAAATATTGCAACAAGAAAGTAAAAGCTATTTAAAAATTATAAATTTACAAGAATGA
- a CDS encoding carboxypeptidase-like regulatory domain-containing protein, translated as MNKYLFFFIFLVSFFKTQSQENRSFLYATVKDKIGPVINAHILNKNTKQGTFTNENGEFRILAKNNDSLQISFVGYETSIFNIEIKYFGIQKTIFELLKTNYELDEVNIKHNNLLGYLSADSKNIKTEKKINAKTLKLPYAGSRIMTPAERRLRTASGGFGIHPLLNWISGRTKRLKKLKMIEDLELKINQIKNTYHLQIIKELDINETDIYRFIYYCESDKNFTKAYNSSDINMIRFLKNKAESFKKLNPENYN; from the coding sequence ATGAACAAATATCTATTCTTTTTTATTTTCCTTGTTTCTTTTTTTAAAACCCAATCGCAAGAAAATAGATCTTTTTTATATGCCACTGTAAAAGATAAAATTGGCCCTGTAATTAATGCACATATTTTAAATAAAAATACAAAACAAGGTACTTTTACTAATGAAAATGGAGAATTTAGAATTTTAGCAAAAAATAACGATAGTTTACAAATATCGTTTGTGGGTTATGAAACAAGTATTTTTAATATAGAGATTAAATATTTTGGAATACAAAAAACAATTTTTGAATTACTTAAAACTAACTACGAATTAGATGAAGTTAATATAAAGCATAATAACCTGTTAGGTTATTTATCTGCTGACAGTAAAAATATTAAAACTGAAAAGAAAATAAATGCAAAAACATTAAAATTACCGTATGCAGGCTCTAGGATAATGACTCCTGCTGAAAGAAGGTTGCGTACAGCATCTGGTGGTTTTGGAATTCACCCTTTATTAAATTGGATTTCTGGAAGAACAAAGAGATTAAAAAAACTCAAAATGATTGAAGATTTAGAACTTAAAATTAATCAAATCAAAAATACTTATCATTTACAGATTATAAAAGAATTAGATATAAATGAAACAGACATTTATCGTTTTATTTATTATTGTGAATCTGATAAAAATTTTACTAAGGCTTACAATTCAAGTGATATAAATATGATTCGTTTTTTAAAAAATAAAGCCGAAAGCTTTAAAAAACTAAACCCTGAAAATTATAATTAA
- a CDS encoding carboxypeptidase-like regulatory domain-containing protein, whose amino-acid sequence MKNFLLLLVLLSQVVFSQQERKTIFGIIYGPNGVLENAHIVNSYTHQATFSNKKGEYRIFAKPNDSIKFTSIGYKTISETLTKQDFNTYIKLVTLEKQDYKLDEVLIKNNELSGELAKDLKKVKIDLKQESITNATDFTEIDLKKKSTNDYTNTKVKPNIVSVDPTTAFEGVGTTIFIPFKDSKSSRKSPNN is encoded by the coding sequence ATGAAAAACTTTTTATTACTACTTGTTTTATTATCACAGGTTGTTTTTTCGCAACAAGAACGAAAAACTATATTCGGAATTATTTATGGGCCTAACGGTGTACTAGAAAACGCACATATTGTTAATTCCTATACACACCAAGCTACTTTTTCAAATAAAAAAGGTGAATATCGAATTTTTGCTAAACCTAACGATTCTATAAAATTCACTTCAATAGGCTACAAAACAATTTCTGAAACACTTACAAAACAAGATTTTAATACTTACATAAAACTAGTAACTCTAGAAAAACAAGATTATAAATTAGATGAAGTTTTAATTAAAAACAACGAACTCTCTGGTGAACTTGCCAAAGACTTAAAGAAAGTAAAAATCGATTTAAAACAAGAATCAATAACAAATGCTACTGATTTTACTGAAATAGATCTTAAAAAAAAATCTACAAATGATTATACCAATACAAAGGTAAAACCTAATATTGTAAGCGTAGATCCTACAACAGCATTTGAGGGAGTAGGAACTACAATATTTATTCCTTTTAAAGACTCTAAAAGTTCACGTAAATCACCAAATAACTGA
- a CDS encoding DUF6702 family protein, with product MKKTLILFLILPLLSFGVHKYYISLTEIAYKEKTKSVQMIMNVFMDDIETAINKDYKVNLQLTTKDELKKTDSLFFNYLNNHFKVKINSKKVNYRFIGKEYDGDIVYFYLEIENVLNPKSIEIENDVLVKYFPEQQNLVKVSLKEERKSLFLDKKNDKGLLKF from the coding sequence ATGAAAAAAACTTTAATATTATTTCTTATCCTTCCGTTATTATCTTTTGGTGTTCACAAATATTATATTTCGTTAACAGAAATCGCTTATAAAGAAAAAACAAAATCAGTTCAAATGATTATGAATGTTTTTATGGATGATATAGAAACTGCTATTAATAAAGATTATAAAGTAAACCTACAACTTACAACTAAAGACGAATTAAAAAAAACAGATAGTCTTTTCTTTAATTACCTAAATAACCACTTTAAAGTTAAAATTAATTCTAAAAAAGTAAATTATCGTTTTATAGGTAAAGAATATGATGGTGATATTGTATATTTTTATTTAGAAATTGAAAATGTGCTGAATCCAAAGTCTATTGAAATTGAAAATGATGTACTTGTAAAATATTTTCCAGAACAACAAAACTTAGTTAAGGTATCTCTAAAAGAAGAACGAAAGAGTTTATTCTTAGATAAAAAAAATGATAAAGGTTTGTTAAAATTTTAA
- a CDS encoding M1 family metallopeptidase, producing the protein MKKNILFVFSLLFAVTAGFSQSTQQITKKGHVNQNKFRQLKDVLATPNNQHTASGAPGKGYSQQKVDYSMDIILNDDTAKITGKEAITYHNNSNDELTYLWVQLDQNVRASDSKTPDISTNKIPKKLSKKRYDRAFPEKSFDGGFKITSVTNTDGSKLSHTINQTMMRINLPEPLASGKSFKFNIAWWYNINNHRTQGGRSGYELFPDGNKNYVIAQFYPRLCVYDNVEGWQNDQFWGRSEFALEFGNFNVNITVPTDHMLGATGVLLNEKEVLTKKQLKKLEKAKKSFDKIVLIHPQEDAEKIEKKRTKNTNTWKFKATNVRDYAFATSRKFIWDGMAVNINGRTVMAYSYYSKEANPLYGDHSTKSVVQTLKTYSEYTFDYPYHKAISVDGQMGMEYPQICFNPGRPDLADGKYSDRQKYRTIGVTIHEVGHNFFPMIVNSDERQWTWMDEGLNSYLQMLAMMEYEEGYPLRRGLPKNIVKYMSGDQSKIAPIMSKGDNVYSFGNNAYGKPATALWILRETIMGKELFDHAFKTYAKRWKFKHPTPADFFRSMEDASAMDLDWFWRGWFYTTDVTDIGIKSVKKFYTSKNTDDSVNFNEDTTNGLGYAKSHNKYHYEITYNKPGGLVMPIIVQFTYKDGTKERKTYPAQIWRLNDKEISKVFSSDKEIQSIAIDPDLETADVDTSNNSWPKKTTTKFDKFKNKIKG; encoded by the coding sequence ATGAAAAAAAACATTCTATTCGTTTTTTCTCTTTTATTTGCTGTTACGGCTGGTTTTTCTCAGAGTACTCAACAAATAACAAAGAAAGGACATGTAAACCAAAACAAATTTAGACAGTTAAAAGATGTCTTAGCTACACCAAATAATCAACATACAGCTTCAGGTGCCCCTGGTAAAGGGTATTCACAGCAAAAAGTTGATTACTCGATGGATATTATTTTAAATGATGATACAGCAAAAATTACAGGAAAAGAAGCCATAACATATCACAATAATTCTAATGATGAATTAACTTATTTATGGGTACAATTAGACCAAAATGTACGTGCATCAGATTCTAAAACACCAGATATCAGTACCAATAAAATCCCTAAAAAATTAAGTAAAAAAAGGTATGACAGGGCTTTTCCTGAAAAATCATTTGATGGTGGTTTTAAAATAACAAGTGTTACCAATACTGATGGAAGTAAATTATCGCACACTATTAATCAAACAATGATGCGTATTAATTTGCCAGAACCTTTAGCTTCTGGTAAAAGCTTTAAATTTAATATAGCTTGGTGGTATAATATAAACAATCACAGAACACAAGGAGGTAGATCTGGTTACGAACTCTTTCCTGATGGAAATAAAAACTATGTAATTGCACAATTCTACCCAAGGTTATGTGTATATGATAATGTAGAAGGCTGGCAGAACGATCAATTCTGGGGAAGAAGTGAATTTGCATTAGAATTTGGTAATTTTAATGTAAATATTACAGTTCCTACAGATCATATGTTAGGCGCAACAGGTGTTTTATTGAACGAAAAAGAAGTTTTGACTAAAAAACAACTGAAAAAGTTAGAAAAAGCAAAAAAATCTTTTGATAAAATTGTTCTAATTCACCCACAAGAAGATGCAGAGAAGATAGAAAAAAAACGTACTAAAAATACCAATACTTGGAAATTTAAAGCTACAAACGTAAGGGATTATGCTTTTGCAACTTCACGAAAATTTATTTGGGATGGTATGGCTGTAAATATTAATGGTAGAACTGTTATGGCGTATTCTTATTATTCTAAAGAAGCAAACCCTTTATACGGAGATCATTCTACAAAATCGGTAGTACAAACTTTAAAAACATACTCAGAATACACGTTTGATTACCCTTATCATAAAGCAATTTCTGTAGATGGACAAATGGGAATGGAATACCCACAAATTTGTTTCAACCCTGGAAGACCTGACCTTGCTGATGGTAAATATTCAGATAGACAAAAATACAGAACAATTGGAGTTACTATTCATGAAGTAGGACATAACTTTTTTCCTATGATTGTAAATTCTGATGAGAGACAATGGACTTGGATGGATGAAGGTTTAAATTCATACTTACAAATGCTAGCTATGATGGAATATGAAGAAGGATACCCATTAAGAAGAGGATTGCCTAAAAATATTGTAAAATACATGAGTGGTGATCAATCTAAAATTGCTCCTATTATGTCTAAAGGTGATAATGTATATAGCTTTGGTAACAATGCCTACGGTAAACCCGCAACTGCTTTATGGATTTTAAGAGAAACCATTATGGGTAAAGAGTTATTTGATCATGCTTTTAAGACTTATGCTAAACGATGGAAATTTAAACACCCTACACCTGCTGATTTCTTTAGATCTATGGAAGATGCATCTGCAATGGATTTAGATTGGTTTTGGAGAGGTTGGTTTTATACTACAGATGTAACGGATATTGGTATAAAAAGTGTTAAGAAATTTTATACTAGCAAGAATACTGATGATTCTGTAAATTTTAATGAAGATACTACTAATGGCTTAGGATATGCTAAAAGTCACAATAAGTATCATTACGAAATTACTTATAACAAACCAGGTGGTTTAGTAATGCCTATAATTGTTCAGTTTACTTATAAAGACGGAACAAAAGAAAGAAAAACATACCCAGCTCAAATTTGGAGACTTAATGATAAAGAAATTAGTAAAGTTTTTTCATCTGATAAAGAAATACAAAGCATAGCTATTGATCCAGATTTAGAAACTGCAGATGTAGATACTTCAAATAATAGTTGGCCTAAAAAGACAACAACTAAATTTGATAAATTTAAAAATAAGATTAAAGGGTAG